Within Malus domestica chromosome 04, GDT2T_hap1, the genomic segment GTGCTTTGGATTGCTAAACTAGTTTGTTTGAAAACGTCTGGTAAACTGTAAGCCAGTCAACCACGTTTGATACTCAGTCAACTTCTTCATCTGGTGTCCCCAGCGACCATGTTACATAAGCGTTAACTGCTAGTCgacaaaaatttaaacaaagTTTTCCTCATGTACGAATAGAAACATTAGGATTGTTGTAAGATGTTTATTTGTCTTTTTAGCACCCTAATAAGTCTTATGTCTTTAGAATTAGTGATCCACAAtttgatgtaagaaaaattaaaaacttattGACCCTCCAGGTAGCACTACCATATTCCTCAACTCTAATTTCAATGGGAACTAAGAAATACATAGAACTTTTGGGCATTGCTTGGGCTAAGTAAAGCTGACTCAAGTTATGTAAAGACTGGCTACCCGTAAGGATCTCCCAATACACACTACCGTGTAAAGAGAACAAAGTTCCACCAGCGTCAGGCAATGGAACAAAGAATTAGTAAGCAAGTTACTGCCCCTATTGAGTTCTTAGCATACAAGGATGATTAGCAAGAACATGACCTTTTTAAATCATCCAAATTCAAAATCGTCAAAATGATGAGCTGTGAAACCTTGGGATATTTGATCCAAAAGATTCATCAAAAGTCCAAACTCATGATGATGTCAATTCTGTAGGCTTATGATATAAGGTGACCACTTAATTCCTTACACACTAAACCATACAATCCCAGTCAGGGACATGACTTCACAACACAAAATAGGAGACAACATCCAAAACTttagacatgagtttgtaggtaaCTAGTTATAAGCACATAATTACTATGTTGGACACAAAAATTTCTTTCTGTTTGATTCTGTGCATAAACCCTGTTACTTAGACTGTATAATAAAAAAAGTTTCTTCAAACTTGTAGCATATAAAAGAGGCGCATTGAACATTAAACATAATAAGTCAGCTGCAATACAGCTTATGTTAAacaaataatttattagttacCTCAACATGAAGTCCTTTCCTTTTGCATAAATCTTTAAGAGCAACATCGCACCTAATACCTCTTTCACTGAAGCGTTCTACAATTTCTGAGGTAGAGTTTACAAGAACATCAGGTTCTGCATCTTGAAAATCGTGCAAGCTAATTGTAGACTGCAAATatcagaaaaataaaacaaaataatataagaaGACTTTAGATAAACGATGTTAAAAAGTTTGTAAGGAAAAGCCATATATTTGTATACTATTGCCTGCATAAAACATAAGCCAACTTTCTGGACCTTTACAATTCTGAATTTAACAAATTAGGCCATATTCTTAAAAGAATTGTTCCATTTAAAACGGTAGAAGCTACATAGATGGCAGTAGAAAGAACATGCCTGAACACCATATACAGAGAACAACTCTATTCTCATGATCTCCAACCTGTAGAGAGTTGAGCTACGATCACTTTCAGAACTAAGGCTCACACTTTTTCCATCTAAACAAAAAGTTAAGTTTAGGTCAACTTGAAATAGCCAACAGATATATAACTTGTTATGTCAGTTACAAGAATAACTAGGTTAGGAATTCGGACAGTAACAAGATCTATTAGATTTCATCAGCTGAATTAGTGCATACATATCCAATTCAtgccaaaaaccaaaaatatcATATCTGGTTAAAGAAAAACATCTAACCATTTTACTCCACCCACCAAGAGTTTGTCAATTTGAAATAGTAAAGCAACCCAAATGTGAAGCACAAAATACCTTTCCAGTCTGAGTTGTATCCATCGCTATCTACGTAATTAAACAGTCTTCTTACATAGAATTCTTCATCAGCAAAAGCAGGCCTGAGGCATCCTAAAATAGAGACACCATTGGATGGATGATCCATTTTCCTATTGTATTCATTATCAATAGCCTACAATAGAACATGCCTAATAAATCAATCCATATTATGTAAGATTAATGTCCAGAAGATCCACATAAAAAACTTTTGTTCTTAATCAAAAAGCTTCCTCGACCATAGTAACATATAAGcagtcattttctttttctcgttTTTCCGTCAATGAGCTACAGAAAATGGAACTTCTAGCAAAGTATAAAAATTATTACTCGAATTATCAGGTTACCACTTCTCAAATTCATATACTATACATGGCTCATTAACAAAGTTCATAAAACTTATAACAGTGTGTGAACAGCCTTGAATGGCCTGCTATATAAATTTATTCTAACCCCCCATGGTATAGCTGGATGCCCACACTCATTAACCATTCTTAACAACAGCTTAAATCGTAAATGCCACATACATCTATAAATCACCTTTGTCAAGTACTTTGCAAAACATATAGGATGAATTGAGCTACAAGTATCTGGCAACCCCCAGTCTAGAACATCAGAAACTTCAGAGTCCACAACCTATTTGAACCAAGAGGTATGTCAGCTTCACCATCTATGCAGAATTAAGAAAGTAAAGTAAGTTAAGTCTAGGAAGAAAGAAGGGGGTGGGGATACTAAATAGGGAAAAGAAGAGACATCTATAATTCTACATGTAAAATGTGTCTGAGAGATGTAAGAACTGAAAGATGATACAAAACATATGAAATCAAATACAAGAAATTCCTTAGCCTTGCTTACAGTGCTATACAGACAAAGTTTATAAAACAACTGgaagataaaaaatttaacaCATCAAAGTGTTCTATTGCGCTTACAAAAGAAACTGTGAGGTTTATAAGAAGGAAAAGTTAGCCATCCAGACCAATTAGAATTTAAATGGTATTTGGCAGGATTTAGATTGGCTACGCACTTCCCTCTAATCTATTAAAACTTCAAATTGATAGTGGGAATTTCTTTATCCTAGCTACAAAGATTCCCATGCTAATAATTTGGAGTCCGAGGCATCAGAAGCATCAAGATTATGCtaggaattttattttttcatgttTTATTTTACCATCTTTTTAGCTTATTTCTGGTCTGTAAACCAAACTGTAAAATGAGGTCcaatttccttttcttcaaCCCAAACCCTGGTATTCCCATCTATGTTGGTTCAACCTTTCACCCAATCCTAAATGAAAAAGAGACTGTCatatttgttttgaaaaataataataataaaaaattgccTCTGCTGACCTCTGAATAATAATCATCGAAAGGGATTTCATCGCTACTGCTACCATCTAGAATGCTGAAATCACCAGATATTCTTGCGTCATCATATGCAAGGATATCCATCCCGAACAAAACATTCTGAAGGCAATGCACACATATTAGATATCAATTTTGCCATTAGTAGAAATGCGtaagaaaatcaaaatataagtgaaaaatataacTAAACAATATCAACCACACTTAAGCCTTAACTGTCAAAGCTGGTATAAATGTCAACATATAATTGAGGGCATttctttaaaacttaaaaatatctGGAATCAAATTGAATATTCGCCAACTCAAAACTTTTAGACCTAGAGATTTTCtgttaaagtaaaaaaaatgtattaagGCAAGCAGATCCTTACCACAGGGTTACTTGCTGTACGATCTTCTAATAAGTTTGCatcatcaaaaatttcaaaatataaatctaCAGAAATAGTTAGAATAACAAGATGGAATCagaattttgttttattaattaaaaaatgacATGAAAATATAAAACTATGAACAAAATAAACAGCAAAACACCTCCACAATCGTCGATAACATATTCAAACTCAGCCCAGGAAATTTGTTCATGTGGTTCACAATGTATCCTCCCAGGGAACACCACCGTAGCACTGCAGTTAGCCTGAggcagaaaaataaaatttaaccgTGCATAGTAAAAACACCAATCACATTGATAGTTTGATGCTGCTTGATT encodes:
- the LOC103435432 gene encoding uncharacterized protein At3g49140 isoform X1 translates to MAIAAAASLPFERVCSSTTHGISSSWMKPPFNDRRALDLPGISFNCRNPLFGSTQFHWLSNGHDLCHSKVSVAADYSDSVPDSSSYLTSQGYHPLEEVKVCKMIRDTKLTSAEIARTTVEANCSATVVFPGRIHCEPHEQISWAEFEYVIDDCGDLYFEIFDDANLLEDRTASNPVNVLFGMDILAYDDARISGDFSILDGSSSDEIPFDDYYSEVVDSEVSDVLDWGLPDTCSSIHPICFAKYLTKAIDNEYNRKMDHPSNGVSILGCLRPAFADEEFYVRRLFNYVDSDGYNSDWKDGKSVSLSSESDRSSTLYRLEIMRIELFSVYGVQSTISLHDFQDAEPDVLVNSTSEIVERFSERGIRCDVALKDLCKRKGLHVEGAHLIGVDSLGMDVRVFSGLEVQTHRFPFKVRATSEVAAEKQIQQLLFPRSRRKKLSAHNVRGVESY
- the LOC103435432 gene encoding uncharacterized protein At3g49140 isoform X4 produces the protein MAIAAAASLPFERVCSSTTHGISSSWMKPPFNDRRALDLPGIRNPLFGSTQFHWLSNGHDLCHSKVSVAADYSDSVPDSSSYLTSQGYHPLEEVKVCKMIRDTKLTSAEIARTTVEANCSATVVFPGRIHCEPHEQISWAEFEYVIDDCGDLYFEIFDDANLLEDRTASNPVNVLFGMDILAYDDARISGDFSILDGSSSDEIPFDDYYSEVVDSEVSDVLDWGLPDTCSSIHPICFAKYLTKAIDNEYNRKMDHPSNGVSILGCLRPAFADEEFYVRRLFNYVDSDGYNSDWKDGKSVSLSSESDRSSTLYRLEIMRIELFSVYGVQSTISLHDFQDAEPDVLVNSTSEIVERFSERGIRCDVALKDLCKRKGLHVEATSEVAAEKQIQQLLFPRSRRKKLSAHNVRGVESY
- the LOC103435432 gene encoding uncharacterized protein At3g49140 isoform X3, yielding MAIAAAASLPFERVCSSTTHGISSSWMKPPFNDRRALDLPGISFNCRNPLFGSTQFHWLSNGHDLCHSKVSVAADYSDSVPDSSSYLTSQGYHPLEEVKVCKMIRDTKLTSAEIARTTVEANCSATVVFPGRIHCEPHEQISWAEFEYVIDDCGDLYFEIFDDANLLEDRTASNPVNVLFGMDILAYDDARISGDFSILDGSSSDEIPFDDYYSEVVDSEVSDVLDWGLPDTCSSIHPICFAKYLTKAIDNEYNRKMDHPSNGVSILGCLRPAFADEEFYVRRLFNYVDSDGYNSDWKDGKSVSLSSESDRSSTLYRLEIMRIELFSVYGVQSTISLHDFQDAEPDVLVNSTSEIVERFSERGIRCDVALKDLCKRKGLHVEATSEVAAEKQIQQLLFPRSRRKKLSAHNVRGVESY
- the LOC103435432 gene encoding uncharacterized protein At3g49140 isoform X2; this translates as MAIAAAASLPFERVCSSTTHGISSSWMKPPFNDRRALDLPGIRNPLFGSTQFHWLSNGHDLCHSKVSVAADYSDSVPDSSSYLTSQGYHPLEEVKVCKMIRDTKLTSAEIARTTVEANCSATVVFPGRIHCEPHEQISWAEFEYVIDDCGDLYFEIFDDANLLEDRTASNPVNVLFGMDILAYDDARISGDFSILDGSSSDEIPFDDYYSEVVDSEVSDVLDWGLPDTCSSIHPICFAKYLTKAIDNEYNRKMDHPSNGVSILGCLRPAFADEEFYVRRLFNYVDSDGYNSDWKDGKSVSLSSESDRSSTLYRLEIMRIELFSVYGVQSTISLHDFQDAEPDVLVNSTSEIVERFSERGIRCDVALKDLCKRKGLHVEGAHLIGVDSLGMDVRVFSGLEVQTHRFPFKVRATSEVAAEKQIQQLLFPRSRRKKLSAHNVRGVESY
- the LOC103435432 gene encoding uncharacterized protein At3g49140 isoform X5 is translated as MAIAAAASLPFERVCSSTTHGISSSWMKPPFNDRRALDLPGISFNCRNPLFGSTQFHWLSNGHDLCHSKVSVAADYSDSVPDSSSYLTSQGYHPLEEVKVCKMIRDTKLTSAEIARTTVEANCSATVVFPGRIHCEPHEQISWAEFEYVIDDCGDLYFEIFDDANLLEDRTASNPVNVLFGMDILAYDDARISGDFSILDGSSSDEIPFDDYYSEVVDSEVSDVLDWGLPDTCSSIHPICFAKYLTKAIDNEYNRKMDHPSNGVSILGCLRPAFADEEFYVRRLFNYVDSDGYNSDWKDGKSVSLSSESDRSSTLYRLEIMRIELFSVYGVQSTISLHDFQDAEPDVLVNSTSEIVERFSERGIRCDVALKDLCKRKGLHVEENQRTKEAVEQLR